Proteins encoded by one window of Gemmatimonadaceae bacterium:
- the pyrF gene encoding orotidine-5'-phosphate decarboxylase, with protein sequence MTTTPIIALDVPTAPAALSLVTELGDACRFYKVGNELFTAAGPSVVAAIREQGSEVFLDLKFHDIPNTVAGGVRNAAKLGASLVTVHASGGSAMLRAAADAARDAGGNCRVLAVTVLTSLSAEAVAGAWGRSPNLDVRSEVLRLADLAAEAGAHGVVCGGGEARALSERFGDRLSILVPGVRAAGGATQDQARVVTPHEASEAGARYIVVGRMVTAALDRRQAMQAVNRELGF encoded by the coding sequence GTGACCACGACTCCGATCATCGCCTTGGACGTACCCACGGCACCCGCGGCCCTCTCGCTGGTAACGGAGCTCGGAGATGCCTGCCGCTTCTACAAGGTTGGCAACGAGCTTTTCACCGCTGCGGGGCCGTCGGTCGTCGCGGCGATTCGCGAGCAGGGCTCGGAGGTCTTTCTCGACCTCAAGTTCCACGACATCCCGAACACGGTCGCCGGGGGCGTACGCAATGCGGCCAAACTGGGCGCGTCACTCGTGACGGTCCACGCGTCCGGAGGCTCGGCCATGCTTCGCGCCGCCGCGGACGCCGCTCGCGACGCCGGCGGCAACTGTCGGGTGCTCGCGGTGACCGTGTTGACGTCGCTGAGCGCGGAGGCCGTCGCGGGGGCCTGGGGGCGCTCACCCAACCTCGACGTACGAAGCGAGGTCCTGCGTCTCGCCGACCTCGCTGCCGAGGCGGGTGCTCACGGCGTTGTGTGCGGCGGTGGCGAGGCCCGAGCGCTTTCCGAGCGATTCGGCGATCGCCTGTCGATTCTCGTCCCGGGCGTGCGCGCCGCGGGCGGGGCAACGCAGGATCAGGCGCGCGTGGTCACGCCGCACGAGGCGTCCGAAGCAGGGGCGCGGTACATCGTCGTCGGCCGCATGGTCACGGCGGCTCTCGATCGACGTCAGGCGATG